Genomic segment of Mycobacterium botniense:
GAGCCCATGCTCCCGCATCCGCTGCGCCAGTTGGTCACTCTGCACAGCAAACGGCGGTGTGGCTTTGCCCAGATCGTGCAAGCCCGCCAGGAAGGTGACCGCAGTGCGCGCTGCAGTGACGTCACCGCCGAATGGGCTTGCCAGCAGGTCGACGACTGGGCGCGGTAGCCACCTGTCGAACAGTCCGCCGGCGATATCCGACGAGTCGTCCATATGCCGCCACAACGGCAGCCAGGCGCCGTCCTTGTTCAGCGACTTCGCCCACACCGACCGGGCTGCTTCACCTAAACCGACTAGTGAACTGCCCACCGTCACCCTCCGTTCTCGGGGATCGACGAGAGCATCGCACAACGCACCGACAAGTGGTTGAAGTTCAAAAACTCGGCTGACCTCTACTTATCCCGACAGCCCCGTCTTTGGCGCAGTAGCTGTAACTGATGTGATTTCTGTGCGGCCACAGCCGCCCGTCTCAGATGGCGTCGGGGTCCGCCGCGAACGCCTCGGCAGCCTTGCGGGCCAGCCCGATCGCGGTGCGCGCCCACTCCGGCGTCGCGTTCGCCAGACCGCACACCGGGGTGACGCCGATGCGGTCGGTCAGCGCTGAGCGGGCGAAACCCAGCCGGTCGATCACCGCGACCACCGCGGCGGCGATCTCTTCTACCGACAGGCGCCGCGCCGGTGCGGTCGCAGGGACGACCCCCAGCACCACGGTGCGCCCGGACTCCACAAATTCGGCGATACCGTCCAGATCCGCGCTCCGCAGCCCGGCGGCGGGCACCGAAACCGCACCGATTGTGCTGCGTTGCAGCAGGTTCCACGGCAGATCGGGTGTGCCGGCATGCAGCGCCACCTCGGTGCCTGCCGCAGCGACACAGGCATCGAGCAGCGACCCCGCCAATGTCTCGTCGAGGGGGGCGACCGGGGTCAGGGCGGTCACCCCGGTCAGCCGGCCGGCCACGGCCGCCGCCAGCGACGATTCGTCGAACTGCACCACCACCGGCGTGCCAAGCCGCCGCGAGACCGCCGCTTGGTGGGCGGCCACCCCTTCGGCCAGCGATGCCGCGAGGTCGCGTAGGGCGCCCGGATCGGTGATCGCCCGGTGCCCGTTGGCCAGCTCCAGCTCAGCGGCCAGGGTGATCGGGCCGGGCGCCTGCACCTTGACGGTGTGCCCGCTGCCCCGCAGGCCCGCCAGCTCCCACGCCTCCTCCAGGGCGTCGACGTCCTGGTCGAGAAAGCTGACCGCCCTGCGGGTCACCGCGCCCGGCCGGGCCACAACACGATAGCCGCGCGGCACCGTGTCGATGGCGACATCGATCAGCAGCGCGCCGGCGCGCCCGATCGTGTCGGCACCCACTCCCCGGGCGGGGAGCTCGACAATGTGGGCAAGGGCGCCGGCCAGCTCACCGACAACGACCTCGGCAGCCTGGCGCGGGGAGTCGCCGGGCCAGGATCCAGTACCGCTGGCCGTTGCGAAAACACTCACCGGCCAAACGTATTCGAACCGGCACCGCAAGCCGGCTACCGGGGTATGCTCCCGCCGCGCCGGTGCCCCGATTAGGCTCGATACCACGGAAGGTTCGACATGTCGGCGATAGCGGCAGCGGTGCGGCCGCTGGGGCTGTGTTGCGCGGCCTTGCTGGTCGCGGCATGTGTCCGGGTAGTGGGCGGTGCGCCGCTCGCGGCGGTCGGCGGTGAGTCCCCGCGCGCAGTGCCCGGGGTCGATGTCGACAAGATCCTGCTCGACCAATCGCGGATGCGTGCGATCACCGGCGCCGGCGAGGACTTGACGATCATTCCCTCGATGGACGGCAAGTACCCGGTGGACCTGGACGACCTCGCGCAGACCGCGCCGCCGCAATGCCGTTTCATCTATTCGGAGACACTGACATTCGGCTCCGATATCGCCGAATTCCACAAGACCACGTTTCAGGATCCGCCCGATAGCGCTCTGATCTCTGAGGCGGCCGCGGCCTACCGTGACGCCGGCACCGCGCGCCGCGCGTTCACCGCACTGGTGGCAGCCGTCGAACACTGCGCGAGCAGTTCGGCCAGCTGGCCATTTGTCGGTGTGTGGAGCGCTGATGACGCGTCGCTGCGCATCCGGCCCGGCGGCTGTGGCCGCGATTACCGGGTCAAAGCGGCGGTCTTGTTGGAAGTCACATTCTGCGGCTTTCCAGAATCGGTGTCCGACATCGTGATGACAAACATCGCGGCCAACGTGCGGACCCGGTAGCGGGCAGGTCTGCTGCTGTGTCAGCGCGCGGCGGAGGTGGCGGCGATGGTGGCGCTGCCGATGACTTCGTCACCGTCGGGATCGGGGCGGTAGAGCACCAGTGTCTGGCCGCGCGCCACGCCGCGCAGCGGCGCACACAACCGCACAACCAGCTCCCCGCCCACCAATTCGGCTACCGCGCCGACGGTTTCGCCGTGCGCGCGCACTTGAACCACACACTCGAGCGGTCCTGCGGGCACGGTTCCCGCGGGGAAGACCGGCGCGCGTCCCCGCAGCCCCCATACCTCCAGATCAGCCACATCACCGACGCGGACCGTGCCGGTGTCGGCGTCGATGGCCGTCACATAGCGTGGGCGACCGTCCGGCCCGGGCCCGCCGATACCCAGTCCCTTGCGCTGGCCGATCGTGAAGTTGTGCACCCCGTCGTGCTCGGCCAGCACCGTGCCGGTTGCATCGACTACCGTGCCGCGCCGTACCCCGATGCGCTCACCCAGAAAGGCGCGGGTGTTCCCGGACGGGATGAAACAGATATCGTGGCTGTCCGGCTTGTCGGCGACCGCCAGACCGCGGCCGGCCGCCTCGGCGCGGATCTGCGCCTTGGGTGTGTCACCGATCGGAAACGCCGCGTGGCGCAACTGGTCTGCGCTCAGCACAGCCAACACGTAGGACTGGTCCTTGTCGCGGTCTACCGCCCGGCGCAACCGCCCACCACACAGCCGTGCATAGTGGCCGGTAGCCACCGCGTCGAAGCCCAACGCAACAGCTTTCGCCGCCAACGCCGAGAACTTGATCCGCTGGTTGCACCGCACACAGGGGTTCGGGGTTTCCCCCCGCGCATATGACGATACGAAGTCCTCGATCACGTCTTGGGTGAACTTCTCTGCGAAGTCCCAGACGTAGAAAGGTATTCCAAGCACATCCGCGACACGGCGCGCGTCGGCAGCGTCTTCCTTCGAGCAGCAGCCTCGCGAACCGGCGCGCAGTGTGGCGGGGGTGCTCGACAGCGCGAGGTGCACCCCGACGACGTCGTGTCCGGCGTCGACCATGCGTGCCGCGGCCACCGACGAGTCGACACCGCCGCTCATCGCGGCGAGAATTCTCACCCGGGCACCCCCGCAGTGGCCAGAGCAGCGCGCCGAGCGCGCGCCACCACACCGGGCAGGACCCGCAATACCGCGTCGACATCAGCGCCGGTACTGGTATGCCCCAACGAAAGTCGCAACGATCCCCGCGCACTGGCCGGGTGCATCCCCATCGCAATCAGCACGTGTGACGGCTGCGCGATCCCGGCGGTGCAGGCGGAGCCCGTCGAGCACTCGATTCCGTTGGCGTCCAACAACATCAACAATGAGTCTCCTTCGCACCCGTCGAAGGAGAAATGCGCGTTACCCGGTAGCCGCGCCAGGCCCGACGACCCGTTCAGGTGAGCGCCGGGGATCCCGGTCAGCACACCGTCGATAAGCCGGTCGCGCAAACCGCGAAGCCGTACCGCGTTCGTCTCCACCTCGTCCACAGCGATCTGTGTCGCCGCAGCCATTCCGACCGCACCTGCGACATCGGCTGTGCCGGAACGGATGTCACGCTCCTGACCACCGCCGTGGGACAGCGGGACGCAGGCCACGTCTCGGCGGAGCAGCAGCGCGCCGACGCCGGGCGGGCCGCCGAATTTGTGCGCCGCCACGCTCATCGCGCACAGCCCGCTGGCAGCAAAATCGACGGGCAGCTGACCTACCGCCTGAACCGCATCGCTGTGCATCGGAACGTCGAATTCAGCAGCGATGGCCGCCAGTTCGGTGATCGGCATGATAGTGCCCACCTCGTTGTTGGCCCACATCACCGACACCAGCGCGACATCGTCGTGCCGCTGCAGCACCTCCCGCAGTGCGGCCGCAGACACCGAACCGTCACGTCCCGTGGGCAGCCAGCTCACTTCGGCGCCTTCGTGTTCGACCAGCCAGTTCACCGAGTCCAGCACAGCGTGATGCTCCACCTCGCTGGTGACGATGCGACGGTGGCGCGGGCAGGCGTCACGCCGCGCCCAGTAGAGGCCCTTGACCGCGACGTTGTCGCTTTCCGTGCCGCCCGCGGTGAAGATCACCTCGGACGGGCGGGCACCGAGCTTGGCGGCGATCAACTCGCGGGATTCCTCCAGCCGGCGCCGCGCCGCGCGCCCCGCGGTGTGCAGCGAGGAGGCATTGCCCACGATGCCGAGCACAGCCGTCATAGCCTCGATGGCGGCGGGATACATCGGGGTGGTGGCGGCATGATCCAGGTACACCATGACGCGCCCAGGATACCGACGTCGCGCGGCGGGGCGGGCCGCAGAGCGGCCCGCAGGATTCAGCCCTTGCGCGCCTTGATCGCCTCGGTCAGCTGCGGGGCGACCTTGAACAGGTCGCCGACCACACCGAAATCGGCGATCTCGAAGATCGGCGCCTCCTCGTCCTTGTTGACCGCCACGATCGTCTTGGAGGTCTGCATGCCCGCCCGGTGCTGGATCGCCCCGGAGATCCCGAGCGCGATATACAGCTGCGGCGACACCGTCTTACCGGTCTGGCCCACCTGGAACTGGCCCGGGTAGTAGCCGGAGTCCACCGCTGCGCGCGACGCGCCGACCGCAGCGCCGAGCGAGTCGGCCAGCTCCTCCACCACACGGAAGTTCTCCGCACTACCCACACCGCGGCCACCGGACACCACGATCGCCGCCTCGGTCAGGTCTGGCCGCTCCCCGGCGACCGCCGGCTGGCGCGCGGTGATCTTGGTGACGTTCTCGGCCGGCGCGGGCACCTCGACAGTGACCTGCTCCCCCTTGCCCTCAACCGGCTGTGCCTCGACGGACCCGGCCCGCACGGTGATCACCGGGGTATCGCCGTTGGCCTGGGCCTCCACCGTGTAGGCGCCACCGAAGATGGAGTGCAGCACTTTGCCGTCCTCTTTAACGTCGACCACGTCAACCAGCAGCCCCGACCCGATCCGGGCGGCCAGCCGACCCGCGATCTCCTTGTCGGTGGCGGTAGCGGCCAGCAGTACGGCCGCGGGGGCAGACGATTCGGCCAGCGCCGCCAACACGTCGACGACCGGGGTGATCAGATAGTTCTCGACGATCTCGGACTCGGCAATGTAGATCTTCTCGGCCCCGGCCGCCTTCAGGCCCTCAATCAACGGCGCAGCCGTTCCCGGGGGCCCGACCACGACAGCGGCCGGCTCGCCCAGCCTGCGGGCGGCGGTGAGCAACTCGGCGGTGACCTTCTTCAGCGCCCCTTCAGCGTGCTCAGCGAGCACCAGTACTTCAGCCATCGGTAAGCCTTTTGCCTTCGTGTCTCGGAATAGTTCTGCTAGATCAGCTTCTGCGCAACCAGGTATTCGGCGATCTTGATTCCGCCGTCACCCTCATCGGGGATTTTCTCCCCTGCGGTCTTGGGCGGCTTGGGTGTCGATGAGAGCACCGTCGAACCAGCGTTGGCGAGTCCGACTTCGTCGGGTTCCACCCCGATATCCTCCAGGGTCAGGGTGGTGACCTCTTTCTTCTTGGCGGCCATGATGCCCTTGAAGGACGGAAACCGCGGTTCGTTGATCTTCTCGTTCACGCTCACCACAGCGGGCAGCGAGGCCTCCAGCGTGAAAACGCCGTCGTCGGTCTCCCGCTCACCGATAACCTTGCCGCCCTCGACCGAAAGTTTGCGCAGATGGGTGAGCTGCGGCAGGCCCAGATACTCGGCGATGATGGCGGGCACGGCCCCACCGACCCCGTCGGTGGATTCGTTACCGGCGATCACCAGCTCAGTGCCCTCAATAGTGCCCAGCGCCCGCGCCAGCGCCCACGCGGTCTGGATGACATCCGAACCGTGCATCCTGTCGTCTTTAAGGTGGACGGCCTTGTCGGCGCCCATGGACAGGGCCTTGCGGATCGCCTCGGTGGCGCGCTCGGGACCCGCGGTCAGCACGGTCACCGATCCCTCGATGCCGTCAGCAGCCTCTTTCTCCCGGATCTGCAGCGCCTCTTCGACGGCGCGCTCGTTGATCTCGTCCAGCACAGCGTCAGCGGCCTCACGGTCCAGCGTCCAGTCGCCCTCGGTGAGCTTGCGCTCCGACCAGGTGTCCGGGACCTGTTTGATCAGGACCACGATGTTCGTCATGAGTGTGGTTCGTCCTCCTCGACGGAAGTCTGGCACCCTCAGCTGCCAGACCGGTCACGGTGTACGCGGCCGCACCCGCATGTTACTGATCGGTAACTTTGTGCGGTCTGCTTTCACACCATAGCGGGTCGGCGTTGCCCGATCGCCCACCTCCTCCTTCCCCCTCCATTCCCCGCTCCTTGTCACGCTCCGGCCCATGCGCAGCCGGCAGGTGTCGGGTACCCCCAGTCGCCGGCGAACCATTCGCGATCCCGCAACTTCGGGATAGCCTGCCTTGCGATGAACGCATTCGTCCCCGACACGTTCCACCCCGGACCCGCCGGGCCGCCAGCCGAGCCGGTGCTGGCGCTGACGGGCGAGCGCACCATCCCCGGGCTGGACGTCGAGAATTACTGGTTCCGCCGCCATCAAGTGGTCTACCAGCAGCTGGTGCCGCACTGCGCGGGTCGCGATGTGCTCGAGGCCGGCTGCGGCGAGGGCTACGGCGCCGATCTGATCGCCGGCGTGGCACGCCGTGTCATCGGGCTGGACTACGACGCGGCGACAGTGGCCCATGTCCGGGCCCGCTATCCGCGGGTGGCGGTGGTGCGGGCAAATCTGGCTGAGCTGCCGCTGGCCGACGCCTCGGTCGACGCCGTGGTCAGCTTCCAAGTCATTGAGCACCTGTGGGATCAGGCCCGGTTTGTTCGCGAGTGCGCCCGGGTGCTGCGTCCGTCGGGGGTGCTGATGGTGTCCACCCCGAACCGGATCACGTTCTCGCCGGGCCGAGACACCCCGGTCAACCCTTTTCACACCCGTGAACTCGATGCCGCTGAGCTTCGGCAATTGATTGCCGGCGCAGGGTTTTCGGCGATCCGGCTCAGCGGCGTATTTCACGGGCCGCGACTTCGGGACATGGATCGGCGCCACGGCGGCTCCCTCATCGACGCACAGATCGCGCGGGCTGTGGCCGATGCCCCCTGGCCGGCTGCGCTGTTGAACGATGTCGCCGCGGTCACCGCCGGCGATTTCGACATCGTCGAGGCTGGCCGAGACGACGTGCACCACATCGATGACAGCCTCGACCTGATCGCGATCGCGGTGCGCCCGTGACCGGCGGCGACGAAGTGCCGGGCCTGTTCACCCTGGTGCTGCACACGCATCTGCCGTGGCTGGCGCACCACGGCCGTTGGCCCGTCGGCGAAGAATGGCTCTACCAGTCGTGGTCGGCGGCCTATCTTCCGCTGCTGCGGGTGTTATTCGGCCTCGCCGACGAGGGCCGCACCGGAGTGCTGACGCTCGGCGTGACGCCGGTGGTCGCCGCCCAGCTTGATGACCCCTACTGCCTCGACGGGATGTACCGCTGGCTGGGCAACTGGCGGCTACGTGCAGCCGAAGCCGCCAGCCTGCCGGCCGGCGTGAAGTCGGATCCGCTGACCGCATGTTCACCGGAAGCTCTGCGGGCGTTCGGGATTCGTGAATGTGCTGAGGCTGATCAGGCGCTCGACGACTTCGCCACCCGCTGGCGGCACGGGGCCAGCCCGCTGCTGCGTGACCTGATCGATGCAGGCACCGTGGAGTTGCTGGGCGGGCCGCTCGCCCACCCGTTTCAGCCGCTGCTGGCGCCGCGGCTGCGCGAGTTCGCGCTGCGCGAGGGCCTGGCCGACACCTGGTTGCGGGTGGGCCGCACGCCGGCGGGGATCTGGGCGCCTGAATGCGCATACGCTCCGGGTTTAGAACACGACTATGCCAGCGCCGGTGTCAGCCACTTCCTCGTCGACGGCCCCTCGCTGCACGGCGACACCACCCTCGGGCGGCCGGTCGGTGACACCAATGTGGTGGCGTTCGGCCGCGACCTAAAGGTCAGCTACCGGGTGTGGTCCCCGAAATCTGGGTATCCGGGACACGCCGCCTACCGCGACTTTCACACCTATGACCACCGCACGGGCCTCAAGCCGGCCCGGGTCACCGGCCGCGCCGTTCCGCCGGACCGCAAGGCCCCCTACGACCCCGAGCGCGCCGACCGGATGGTCGACGTGCACGTCGCCGACTTCGTCGAGGTGGTGCGGAGCCGGCTGTGCGCCGAATCTGAGCGCATCGGGCGACCCGCTCACGTCATCGCCGCCTTCGACACCGAGTTGTTCGGCCACTGGTGGTACGAAGGTCCGGTGTGGCTGCAACGGGTTTTGCGGGCGCTGCCGGCCGCCGGGGTGCGGGTCGGCACCCTCAGCGACGCGCTCGCCGGCGGGTATGTCGGTGCTGCAGTCGAATTACCCGCCAGCTCATGGGGATCGGGCAAAGACTGGCGCGTCTGGACCGGAGAGAAGGTGGCCGACCTGGTGCAGCTCAATGCCGAAGTGGTCGACACCGCGCTGACCACTGTCGACAAGGCCCTCACCCAGACCGCGTCCGTGATCGGCCCGCTGCCCCGGGACCGGATCGCCGACCAGATTCTGCGGGAGACCCTGCTGACAGTGTCCAGCGACTGGCCCTTCATGGTGAGCAAGGACTCCGCCGCCGACTATGCCCGCTACCGGGCTTACCTGCATGCGCATGCCACCCGGGAGATCGCCGACGCGCTGGCTTCGGGCCGGCGCCAGACAGCCCAGCGGCTGGCCGACGGGTGGAACCGGGCCGACGGGCTGTTCGGGGCGCTGGATGCCCGCAGGCTGCCACGATGAGCACCCGGTTCTTCCGCGAGCGTGCGTGTCTGCCCACCGACACGACGGCACACACGGCATTCTGCGCACCCTCACTCCGGAGGTGCCCGCGCGCATGAAGATCCTCATCGTGTCGTGGGAGTACCCACCGGTAGTGGTCGGTGGGCTGGGGCGGCACGTGCATCACCTGTCGACCGCGCTGGCCGAGGCCGGTCATGACGTCGTCGTGCTGTCCCGTCGTCCGGCAAACACCGATCCCAGCACGCACCCCTCATCGGACGAGATCAGTGAGGGCGTGCGGGTGATCGCCGCCGCGCACGATCCCCACGAGTTCACCTTCGGCGACGACATGATGGCCTGGACACTGGCGATGGGCCACGCCATGATCCGCGCCGGACTTGCACTGAAAACACCGGGCTCGGGGCGCAGCTGGCGTCCCGACATCGTGCACGCCCACGACTGGCTGGTGGCCCACCCGGCCATAGCTCTTGCCGAATTTTACGACGTGCCAATGGTTTCCACGATTCACGCGACCGAAGCCGGCCGTCATTCCGGGTGGGTTTCCGGGGCTCTGAGCCGTCAAGTGCACGCCATCGAGTCCTGGCTGGTCCGCGAATCCGATTCGCTGATCACCTGTTCTGCATCGATGCGTGACGAGATCACCGAGTTGTTCGGCCCGGGGCTGGCTGAGATCACCATAATCCGCAACGGGATCGACGCGGCCCGTTGGCCGTTCGCGCCACGGCGCCCCCGCACCGGGCCGCCGGAACTGCTGTATGTCGGCCGGCTGGAATACGAGAAAGGCGTTCACGACGCTATCGCGGCGCTGCCGCGCATCAGGCGCGCGCATCCCGGTACCACCCTGACCATCGCCGGCGAAGGCACCCAGCAGAGCTGGCTTGTCGAGCAAGCCCGCAGACACCGTGTGCTCAAGGCGACGCGGTTCGTCGGGCGGCTCGACCACGAGGAGCTATTAGCGTTGCTCCATCGCGCCGACGCGGCGGTGCTGCCCAGCCACTACGAGCCCTTCGGCCTTGCCGCCCTGGAAGCCGCCGCGGCCGGTACTCCGCTGGTGACATCGAATATCGGCGGCCTGGGCGAGGCGGTGATCAACGGACAGACCGGGGTGTCCTGCCCGCCCCGCGACGTGGCACAGCTGGCCAGGGCCGTCTGCAGCGTGCTCGACGATCCCGCCGCCGCCCAGCGCCGCGCCCGAGCCGCCCGGCAACGGCTCACCGCCGACTTTGATTGGCACACCGTGGCTCACGAGACCGCGCAGGTCTACCTCGCCGCCAAACGCCGCGAACGCCAACCATTGCCGCGGTTACCCATCGTGGAGCACGCACTGCCCGACCGGTAGGAGCAGCCACCGGGCGGAATCGGTACCGTCGGGTGATGAGCCTGCTCTATTCCAGCGTGATCGAGGCCGCGCCTGAGACGGTCTTCGCCTGGCACACCCGCCCGGGCGCGTTCGCGCGGCTATCGCCGCCCTGGCAGCCGATACGGCTGGTCAGCGAAGCATCCTCGCTCCGCAATGGACGAGCCGAGCTTGCGCTGCCCGGCGGGCTTCGCTGGGTGGCCCAGCACCAGGCCGACGGCTACCCTCCACCACACCGTTTCGTCGATACGGTCGGCGCGGCCGGGCCGGCGTCGCTGCCGGCGCGGATAGTGATGCGATGGCGCCATACCCACGAATTCCAAGCAGCCGGCGAAGGGCGCACCCGGGTGATCGACCGGGTGCAAACCCCGCTACCCGCGGCGCTGTTGCGAGCGATGTTCGCCTATCGGCACCGCCAGCTCGCCGATGATCTGGCAGCACACGAGCAGGCGGCGCGCCACGGGCTGCGGCCGTCCACCGTGGCGGTCACCGGGTCGTCGGGCCTGATCGGCTCGGCGTTGACCGCCTTTCTCAGCACCGGCGGGCATCGGGTGCTGCGGCTGGTGCGCAGGAGCGCGGGCGGCGCGAACGAGCGACAGTGGAACCCGGACGAACCCGATCCGGGCCTACTGGCCGGCGTCGACGCGGTGATCCACTTGGCGGGCGCCTCGATCGCGGGGCGGTTCACCGACACGCATCGACGCGCTATCCGCGACAGTCGAATCGGCCCGACGCGCCGGTTAGCCGAACTCCTCGCCCGGATACCCGACGGGCCGCGTGTGCTGATCTCCGCCTCGGCCATCGGCTACTACGGCGCCGATCGCGGCGACGAAGTCCTGACCGAGCAGAGCGATCCGGGTGCCGGGTTCCTGGCCGGGGTGGTGGCCGAGTGGGAGCAGGCCACAGCGCTGGCCGCGCAGGCCGGTGTGCGGGTCGTGCTGGTGCGCACCGGTATTGTGCAATCTCCCCGCGGCGGCACACTTCGCCTGCTCCGCCCACTGTTCAGCGCCGGACTCGGCGGGCGGATCGGCACTGGCCGGCAGTGGCTGTCTTGGATCGGTATCGACGACCTGCTCGACATCTATCACCGGGGGCTCTGGGACACCGCCCTGTCCGGGCCGGTGAACGCGGTTTGCCCGGTTCCGGTGCGCAATAGCGACTACGCCCGCACACTTGCCCACATCCTGCACCGGCCAGCGCTGTTGCCGGTGCCGGTGCTGGGGGCGCAGCTGCTGCTCGGCACACAGGGCGCCCGCGAACTCGCGTGCGCGAGCCAACGCGTGATCCCTGCCCGGCTCCAACACGCCGGTCACCGGTTCCGCCGGCCCGAACTCGAGCCGGCCCTGCGTCATCTCCTCGGCCGCGCCGCGGCATGACCTTCACCCAATTAAATGTTAAGAATTTGAATGTACTGGTGTGCCGCGGATATGCTGCCGACGCATGGAGGCCGTGACGTCGCGTGCCGGCCGTCCCGTCCCGCGGCGGGGCCCGGACGTGTCCCTCGGGCGGGCGGTGAGCCGGGCACACCGCCCGCAACCAGTTCCGGGGTCAGCGACCCTGAGCCGAGGGATGTGCCACATGAGCCCACCGGCGCGGTGGTGACACGGACCGTCGGCCGGCGCGGCGACCACGTGGTCGTGGTCGGTGCGGGTCTGGCGGGTCTGTCCGCGGCGTTGCATCTGGCCGGGCGTGGCCATGCCGTCACGGTGGTGGAGCGCGAACCGTGGCCCGGTGGGCGGGCGGGGCGGGTCGATATCGGCGGATATCGGCTCGACACCGGCCCGACGGTGCTCACCATGCCCGACGTGATCGACGAGGTGTTCGCCGCCGTCGGCGCCGAAAGGTCCAGTCGTCTGGACCTGCTGCCGGTGGATCCGGCCTACCGCGCCGTGTTCGCCGACGGCAGTGCGCTTGATGTGCACAGCGATGGGGAGCGAATGGCCAGCGCGATCGAGGACTTCGCCGGTGCCGCGCAAGCGAGGGGCTATCGGCAACTGCGTGACTGGTTGACTCGGCTGTACCGCACCGAATTTGACCGATTCATCGCCGCAAACTTCGACTCTCCGCTGTCACTGCTCAACGTCCAGCTGGCCCGGCTCGCCGCCATCGGCGGATTCCGCAGATGGGACAGCATGGTCAGCCGCTATATCAGCGATCCGCGGTTGCGGCGGGTGTTCACCTTCCAGTCGCTCTACGCCGGTGTAGCGCCGCACCGGGCGCTGGCCATCTACGCGGTGATCGCCTATATGGACACGA
This window contains:
- a CDS encoding glycosyltransferase family 4 protein, whose product is MKILIVSWEYPPVVVGGLGRHVHHLSTALAEAGHDVVVLSRRPANTDPSTHPSSDEISEGVRVIAAAHDPHEFTFGDDMMAWTLAMGHAMIRAGLALKTPGSGRSWRPDIVHAHDWLVAHPAIALAEFYDVPMVSTIHATEAGRHSGWVSGALSRQVHAIESWLVRESDSLITCSASMRDEITELFGPGLAEITIIRNGIDAARWPFAPRRPRTGPPELLYVGRLEYEKGVHDAIAALPRIRRAHPGTTLTIAGEGTQQSWLVEQARRHRVLKATRFVGRLDHEELLALLHRADAAVLPSHYEPFGLAALEAAAAGTPLVTSNIGGLGEAVINGQTGVSCPPRDVAQLARAVCSVLDDPAAAQRRARAARQRLTADFDWHTVAHETAQVYLAAKRRERQPLPRLPIVEHALPDR
- a CDS encoding TIGR01777 family oxidoreductase encodes the protein MSLLYSSVIEAAPETVFAWHTRPGAFARLSPPWQPIRLVSEASSLRNGRAELALPGGLRWVAQHQADGYPPPHRFVDTVGAAGPASLPARIVMRWRHTHEFQAAGEGRTRVIDRVQTPLPAALLRAMFAYRHRQLADDLAAHEQAARHGLRPSTVAVTGSSGLIGSALTAFLSTGGHRVLRLVRRSAGGANERQWNPDEPDPGLLAGVDAVIHLAGASIAGRFTDTHRRAIRDSRIGPTRRLAELLARIPDGPRVLISASAIGYYGADRGDEVLTEQSDPGAGFLAGVVAEWEQATALAAQAGVRVVLVRTGIVQSPRGGTLRLLRPLFSAGLGGRIGTGRQWLSWIGIDDLLDIYHRGLWDTALSGPVNAVCPVPVRNSDYARTLAHILHRPALLPVPVLGAQLLLGTQGARELACASQRVIPARLQHAGHRFRRPELEPALRHLLGRAAA